One Brachyspira pilosicoli P43/6/78 genomic window carries:
- the ptsP gene encoding phosphoenolpyruvate--protein phosphotransferase, producing MEKRITGIGVSPGIAIGKIYIFNPKKIELNKCPCKDPEKEKIKLLEARNKTKEQLEKIREIASKKVSAEKASIFDAHITLLEDEDLLEEVNGIITDDKVSADYALSKGIEVYKQILSEVEDEYLRERANDLTDIAERWIRNIRGEKILDLSALPENSIVVARDLTPSDTANLDLDNTLGFITEIGGRTSHTSIMARSLEIPAVVGIGEIIKDIKNEDIIILNGNTGGVIINPTEKSIEDSEKLKEEFDKKRALLKEYAHRDAISKDGTKIRVYANIGSPADLGGVLKNGADGIGLYRTEFLFMENTNFPTEEEQFKAYKEVAEAMSGHTVTIRTMDIGGDKYLPYLEMPKEENPALGWRALRICLDKPAIIKTQFRALLRASAFGKIKVMLPMIVSIEELRKAKNIFNECKLELMKENIAFNEALELGMMIETPSVVFRAEAFARESDFFSIGTNDLTQYTLASDRGNEKIASICDPYNPSVLIAIKMAIDGAHANGIIISMCGELAGDLLAVPLLFGLGLDVFSMSAISVPEVKKMIISLDKSECAMLARRVLTLSTAEEVKAELLRFLEVHERGETISY from the coding sequence ATGGAAAAAAGAATAACTGGTATTGGGGTATCTCCCGGTATAGCAATAGGTAAAATTTATATATTTAACCCTAAAAAAATAGAGCTTAATAAATGTCCATGTAAAGATCCAGAGAAAGAAAAAATCAAACTCCTTGAGGCTAGAAATAAAACTAAAGAACAGCTTGAAAAGATAAGAGAAATAGCATCTAAAAAAGTTTCTGCAGAAAAGGCTAGCATATTTGATGCACATATTACTTTACTTGAGGACGAGGATTTATTAGAGGAAGTAAATGGTATTATTACTGATGATAAAGTTTCTGCTGATTATGCTTTATCAAAAGGGATAGAAGTATACAAACAAATTTTATCTGAAGTGGAAGATGAATACTTAAGAGAAAGAGCTAATGATTTAACTGATATAGCAGAAAGATGGATAAGAAATATTAGAGGCGAGAAAATTTTAGATTTATCTGCACTTCCTGAAAACTCAATAGTTGTAGCAAGAGATTTGACACCATCAGACACTGCTAATTTAGATTTAGATAATACATTAGGTTTTATTACAGAAATAGGCGGACGTACTTCTCATACTTCTATTATGGCTAGATCATTAGAGATTCCTGCTGTTGTTGGTATTGGTGAAATAATAAAAGATATAAAAAACGAAGATATTATCATATTAAATGGTAATACTGGCGGAGTAATTATAAATCCAACTGAAAAATCTATAGAAGATTCAGAAAAACTAAAAGAAGAGTTTGACAAAAAAAGAGCTTTATTAAAAGAATATGCTCATAGAGATGCTATATCAAAAGACGGCACAAAAATAAGAGTTTATGCTAATATCGGTTCTCCTGCAGATTTAGGCGGTGTATTAAAAAACGGCGCTGATGGTATTGGGCTTTATAGAACAGAGTTTCTTTTTATGGAAAACACAAACTTCCCTACAGAAGAAGAGCAATTCAAAGCATATAAAGAAGTTGCTGAGGCTATGAGCGGACATACTGTTACAATAAGAACTATGGATATTGGCGGAGATAAATATTTGCCTTATTTGGAAATGCCAAAAGAAGAAAACCCTGCTTTAGGTTGGAGAGCTTTGAGAATATGTTTGGATAAGCCTGCTATTATTAAAACTCAATTTAGGGCTTTACTTAGAGCTTCTGCTTTCGGTAAAATAAAAGTTATGCTTCCTATGATTGTATCTATAGAAGAATTAAGAAAGGCTAAAAATATATTCAATGAATGTAAATTAGAACTAATGAAGGAAAATATAGCATTTAATGAAGCTTTAGAGCTTGGAATGATGATAGAAACTCCTTCTGTAGTATTTAGAGCTGAAGCTTTTGCTAGAGAATCTGATTTCTTCTCTATAGGTACAAATGACTTAACTCAATATACTTTAGCTTCTGATAGAGGTAATGAAAAAATTGCTTCTATATGTGACCCTTACAACCCTTCTGTGCTTATTGCTATAAAAATGGCTATAGATGGTGCTCATGCTAATGGTATTATAATATCAATGTGCGGAGAGCTTGCCGGTGATTTACTTGCTGTACCTTTGCTATTTGGTTTAGGACTTGATGTATTTTCTATGTCAGCTATATCTGTACCTGAAGTTAAGAAAATGATTATATCTTTAGACAAAAGCGAATGTGCTATGCTTGCTAGAAGAGTTCTAACTTTATCTACAGCAGAAGAAGTAAAAGCTGAACTGCTTAGATTCTTAGAAGTTCATGAAAGAGGCGAAACTATAAGTTATTAA
- a CDS encoding HPr family phosphocarrier protein: protein MTKGQVTIQNETGLHARPGNEFVTFIKTLTNCKVEIENEAGKKVNASSLLKVLSLGVKKGSVLTVYCDGENEQEALKKIEEFLANLKD from the coding sequence ATGACTAAAGGCCAAGTTACTATACAAAATGAAACAGGTCTTCATGCAAGACCAGGTAATGAATTTGTTACATTTATAAAAACTTTAACTAATTGTAAAGTAGAAATAGAAAATGAAGCAGGTAAAAAGGTTAATGCTTCATCACTTTTAAAAGTATTATCACTAGGTGTAAAGAAAGGTTCTGTTTTAACTGTATATTGTGACGGAGAAAATGAACAAGAAGCTTTAAAGAAAATAGAAGAGTTTTTAGCTAATTTAAAAGATTAA
- a CDS encoding type III pantothenate kinase yields the protein MYLIGDIGNTRIKSAIFDDDHNPIYFNANEHNALGLFKTLREIKENFDGKIDKVFYSSVSFKVNDMFVSSVKDILKKDVYRVTHKDIQLKDNMYEPKDAVGIDRILSTYASICLEGSNEENKYASVVIDMGTATTISVMLSDFVFLGGMIMPGTKTSSFALSRKTSLPYFQIGEITDLPNPINNNVQDALVAGSIYNTIGAVNYSASEIKKAIKEKYNIKSKIFLTGGISNLKLLKCKIYPYLVLQGIYFNMIDTHYGRK from the coding sequence ATGTATTTGATAGGAGATATTGGAAATACTAGAATAAAATCAGCTATATTTGATGATGACCATAATCCAATATATTTTAATGCTAATGAACATAATGCTTTGGGGCTATTTAAAACTTTAAGAGAGATAAAAGAAAATTTTGACGGAAAAATTGATAAAGTTTTTTACAGCAGTGTATCTTTTAAAGTAAATGATATGTTTGTTTCATCAGTTAAAGACATATTAAAAAAAGATGTATATAGAGTTACACACAAAGATATACAATTAAAAGACAATATGTATGAACCAAAAGATGCAGTTGGTATAGATAGAATACTCTCAACCTATGCTTCAATATGTTTAGAAGGCTCTAATGAAGAAAATAAATATGCCTCTGTTGTCATAGATATGGGTACAGCTACTACAATAAGTGTTATGCTTTCAGATTTTGTATTTTTAGGCGGTATGATTATGCCAGGTACTAAAACTAGTTCCTTTGCATTATCAAGAAAAACTTCTCTGCCATATTTTCAAATAGGAGAAATTACAGACCTTCCAAATCCTATTAATAATAATGTTCAAGATGCATTAGTGGCAGGTTCTATTTATAACACAATAGGTGCTGTAAATTATAGTGCTTCAGAAATAAAAAAAGCAATAAAAGAAAAATATAACATAAAAAGTAAAATATTTCTTACAGGCGGTATATCAAATTTGAAATTATTAAAATGTAAAATATACCCATACTTGGTATTACAAGGTATATATTTCAACATGATAGATACTCATTATGGAAGAAAATAA
- a CDS encoding CCA tRNA nucleotidyltransferase, whose product MKKIFTNIPHAVKEIARILHIEGFKCFLVGGAVRDSIMGITPHEYDITTDAKPEDVQRMFKYTVPTGIKHGTVLVIIEDMHVEITTFRSDGNYSDGRHPDKVEYASSIEEDLPRRDLTINAMAYNVLDGTLIDMFDGMKDIKRKIVRSVGNPYERFSEDGLRIMRAIRFATKLNFDIEKETFEAICHSTGMLASIASERIREEFNGILLSNNPFRGIELLRKTGVLPLIMPELMQGFGVNQNKFHKYDVYYHILHTIQAVEPLENDQLTLLVRLAALFHDIAKPMVQKKVSKQDDPVYYNHEVVGSSVAKKIMKRLKYSNAEIEFVTLLVRQHMFYYQDEWTDGAVRRFMRAVGVENIKPLLKLREADRIGSGNRKDKESKAIPKLLARIDKIIEAENAITVKDLKIDGNDLIREFNLKQGPMIGKILNYLLDLILDEPDLNEKDILIEKTRIFLESNNINNEA is encoded by the coding sequence GTGAAAAAAATATTTACAAACATACCGCATGCAGTAAAAGAAATAGCTAGAATCTTACACATAGAAGGTTTCAAATGTTTCCTTGTAGGAGGTGCCGTTAGAGACTCTATAATGGGAATAACACCTCATGAATACGACATCACCACAGATGCAAAACCAGAAGATGTGCAGAGAATGTTTAAATACACCGTTCCAACAGGTATAAAACATGGAACTGTATTAGTAATAATAGAAGACATGCATGTAGAAATAACTACTTTTAGAAGCGACGGAAACTATAGCGATGGAAGACACCCAGATAAAGTAGAATATGCATCTAGTATAGAAGAAGATTTGCCTAGAAGAGATTTAACCATTAATGCTATGGCATATAATGTATTAGACGGCACACTTATAGATATGTTTGACGGAATGAAAGATATAAAAAGAAAAATTGTGCGTTCTGTTGGAAATCCTTATGAAAGATTTAGCGAAGATGGTCTTAGAATAATGAGGGCTATTAGATTTGCTACAAAGCTTAATTTTGATATAGAAAAAGAAACTTTTGAAGCTATATGTCATTCTACAGGTATGCTTGCTTCTATTGCATCTGAAAGAATAAGAGAAGAGTTTAATGGAATACTCTTATCAAATAACCCTTTTAGAGGTATAGAACTTCTTAGAAAAACAGGAGTTCTTCCTTTAATTATGCCGGAGCTAATGCAGGGCTTTGGTGTTAATCAAAATAAATTTCATAAATATGACGTTTATTATCATATACTTCATACTATACAGGCTGTAGAACCATTAGAAAATGACCAATTAACTTTATTAGTGAGACTTGCTGCATTATTCCATGATATTGCTAAGCCTATGGTTCAAAAGAAAGTATCAAAGCAAGATGACCCTGTTTATTATAATCATGAGGTTGTTGGTTCTTCTGTTGCTAAAAAAATAATGAAAAGATTAAAATATTCTAATGCTGAAATAGAGTTTGTTACACTTTTGGTAAGACAGCATATGTTTTATTATCAAGATGAGTGGACTGACGGAGCTGTTAGAAGGTTTATGCGTGCGGTGGGCGTTGAAAATATTAAGCCTTTATTAAAATTGAGAGAAGCTGACAGAATTGGAAGCGGTAATAGAAAAGATAAAGAAAGCAAGGCTATACCAAAACTTTTAGCTAGAATAGATAAAATTATAGAAGCAGAAAATGCTATTACTGTAAAAGATTTAAAAATTGACGGAAATGATTTAATTAGAGAGTTTAATTTGAAGCAAGGCCCTATGATAGGTAAAATACTTAATTATCTCTTAGATTTAATATTAGATGAACCTGATTTAAATGAAAAAGACATTTTAATAGAGAAAACTAGAATTTTTTTAGAAAGCAATAATATTAATAATGAGGCTTAG
- a CDS encoding DUF1667 domain-containing protein, producing MEKKELTCICCPMGCALSVELEGSNVLTVKGNTCKRGDTYARDEVVRPVRMVTSIVKVKNGQLKMLPVKTKEPIDKSKIKECLEALKNIEVQAPIHIGDIVVKNVVGVDIVASRNIEIKK from the coding sequence ATGGAAAAAAAAGAATTAACTTGTATATGCTGTCCTATGGGCTGTGCTTTGTCTGTAGAATTAGAAGGAAGTAATGTTTTAACTGTAAAAGGAAATACTTGCAAAAGAGGCGACACTTATGCTAGAGATGAAGTTGTGCGTCCTGTAAGAATGGTTACTTCTATAGTAAAAGTAAAAAACGGACAATTAAAAATGCTTCCTGTAAAAACTAAAGAGCCTATAGACAAATCAAAAATTAAAGAATGTCTTGAGGCTTTAAAAAATATAGAAGTTCAAGCACCTATTCATATAGGAGATATTGTTGTTAAAAATGTTGTTGGGGTTGATATAGTTGCTTCTAGAAATATTGAAATTAAAAAATAA
- a CDS encoding arginase family protein: MSKTIRLIYPQWQGGIISHWIPELKPEDSSRGYYLGSKLLSILAPQNDNHKTLEVPVSLDIKNREIKNGIMDYDFIVSQTKNALDILNKNNPDKIITFGGECSVSVVPFTYLNKKYDNNVALIWIDAHPDITLPEDNTYAGYHAMAVSACMGNVDKNISSILPSKISSDRILFVGLRDWERDDIKKRQEEYGIPHFSHEEASSENIINWLKKSNASKVLIHFDLDVLDPNEIIAAVGVSPNGMKINETVRIINDIAKEREIVGFTIAEHMPRIEIMLKNMMEDLDLFK, encoded by the coding sequence ATGAGTAAAACTATAAGATTGATTTATCCGCAGTGGCAGGGCGGTATTATTTCTCATTGGATACCTGAACTAAAGCCTGAAGATTCTTCAAGAGGTTATTATCTTGGGTCAAAATTACTAAGCATACTTGCTCCTCAAAATGATAATCATAAAACTTTAGAAGTTCCTGTTTCTTTAGATATAAAAAATAGAGAAATAAAAAATGGTATTATGGATTATGATTTTATAGTATCTCAAACTAAAAATGCATTAGATATTTTAAATAAAAATAATCCTGATAAAATAATAACTTTCGGAGGAGAGTGTTCTGTTAGTGTAGTGCCTTTCACATATCTAAATAAAAAATATGATAATAATGTTGCTTTAATTTGGATAGATGCTCACCCTGATATTACTTTGCCTGAAGATAATACTTATGCTGGATATCATGCTATGGCTGTTAGTGCTTGTATGGGTAATGTTGATAAAAATATAAGCTCTATACTTCCAAGCAAAATTTCATCTGATAGAATATTATTTGTAGGGCTTAGAGATTGGGAAAGAGATGATATAAAAAAACGTCAAGAAGAATACGGCATACCTCATTTTTCTCATGAAGAAGCTTCAAGCGAAAATATAATAAATTGGCTTAAAAAATCTAATGCTTCTAAGGTTTTGATACATTTTGATTTAGATGTGCTTGACCCTAATGAAATAATAGCTGCTGTCGGCGTTTCTCCAAATGGAATGAAGATAAACGAAACAGTAAGAATAATAAATGATATTGCCAAAGAAAGGGAAATTGTTGGCTTTACTATAGCAGAACATATGCCAAGAATTGAAATAATGCTTAAAAATATGATGGAAGATTTAGACTTATTTAAGTAA
- a CDS encoding NAD(P)/FAD-dependent oxidoreductase, producing the protein MESYDVVVIGGGPAGLAAAISAKENGIDNLLMLERDAVLGGILNQCIHNGFGLHRFGEELTGPEYAYRFIEKVYNLNINYKLNTMVLDIVLNNDKTKKITYINKEEGLVEINAKAVILAMGCRERSRGALNIPGFRPAGIFSAGAAQHLVNIEGYMPGKEVVILGSGDIGLIMARRMTFEGAKVKVVAEILPFSGGLKRNIVQCLDDFGIPLKLSHTVVDIKGKERLEGVTIAKVDENMKPIKGTEEYYSCDTLLLSVGLIPENELSKEIGIEINPITSGAIVNESLETNIDGVFSCGNVLHVHDLVDFVSEEAETAGRSAASYVLKNKRRDDSNSISLKGSSGVRYTVPSMINIDNVDDHVMVRFRVSNIFQNKFLNVYFDSERVIHKKHLIFAPGEMETVKLDKSMLSKEGLKNIEFKIEDN; encoded by the coding sequence ATGGAATCTTATGATGTTGTTGTTATAGGCGGAGGACCTGCCGGACTTGCCGCTGCCATTTCTGCTAAAGAAAATGGAATAGATAATTTACTTATGTTGGAAAGAGATGCCGTACTTGGAGGCATACTCAATCAATGCATACATAATGGTTTTGGACTTCATAGATTTGGTGAAGAGCTTACAGGACCTGAATATGCTTATAGATTTATAGAAAAAGTTTATAATTTAAATATCAATTATAAACTTAATACTATGGTTTTGGATATTGTACTCAATAATGACAAAACTAAAAAAATTACTTATATAAATAAAGAAGAAGGTTTAGTTGAAATTAATGCCAAAGCTGTAATACTTGCTATGGGCTGCCGTGAGCGTTCAAGAGGAGCTTTGAATATACCAGGATTTAGACCTGCGGGGATATTTTCTGCCGGTGCTGCTCAGCATTTAGTTAATATTGAAGGCTATATGCCTGGTAAAGAAGTTGTTATACTTGGTTCTGGTGATATAGGGCTTATTATGGCTAGGAGAATGACTTTTGAAGGAGCTAAAGTAAAAGTAGTAGCTGAGATACTTCCATTCTCTGGAGGACTTAAAAGAAATATTGTTCAATGTTTGGACGATTTTGGAATTCCTCTTAAACTTAGTCATACAGTTGTTGATATTAAAGGAAAAGAGAGGCTTGAAGGCGTTACTATAGCTAAAGTTGATGAGAATATGAAGCCTATTAAAGGCACTGAAGAATATTATTCTTGCGATACTTTACTTTTATCTGTTGGGCTTATTCCTGAAAATGAGCTTTCAAAAGAGATTGGTATTGAGATTAATCCTATCACTTCTGGAGCTATAGTTAATGAGAGTTTAGAAACTAATATTGACGGAGTATTCTCTTGCGGAAATGTTCTTCATGTTCATGACTTAGTGGATTTTGTATCTGAAGAGGCTGAAACTGCTGGAAGAAGTGCTGCTTCTTATGTTCTTAAAAACAAAAGGAGAGATGACAGTAACTCTATTTCTTTAAAAGGCTCTAGTGGAGTAAGATATACTGTTCCTTCTATGATTAATATTGATAATGTAGATGATCATGTTATGGTAAGATTTAGAGTAAGCAATATATTTCAAAATAAATTCTTAAATGTTTATTTTGACAGTGAGAGAGTAATACATAAAAAGCATTTGATATTTGCTCCTGGCGAAATGGAAACTGTAAAACTTGATAAATCTATGCTTTCAAAAGAAGGCTTAAAAAATATTGAGTTTAAAATAGAAGATAATTAA
- a CDS encoding NAD(P)/FAD-dependent oxidoreductase, producing MYDVLIIGAGVSGTSAARELSRYKANICVVERGEDVCSGTSKSNSGIVHAGFDAANGSLMAKLNVLGNKMMKKIAEDLDVPFKQNGSLVVCTNEEDMPNLQAIYERGIKNGVEGLQILNREEVHKKEPNLNDNVCAALYAPTGGIVDPFILNIAYAENAHANGVEFKFYTEVINIKKLSDGTFEVETNNGTIKAKYIVNAAGVYADKFHNMMSKNKIHITPRRGDYILLDKEVDNLVTSTIFALPTKLGKGILVTPTAHGNIMLGPTAIDIEDKEGLNTTAEGLAQIIEKSKMTVKNIPYNKVITSFCGLRPHEDNHEFIIKEIEDCEGFFDCAGIESPGLVSSPAIGVMVADIVSKKGNFEKKENFIEKRKGITHFNALSNKEKNKLIKENPLYGHIICRCEKVTEGEIVEAIKSPIGAKSIDGVKRRVRAGLGRCQGGFCSPKIIEILARELNVSPITITKCGKGSEIVIGYDKETF from the coding sequence ATGTATGATGTATTGATTATAGGTGCTGGTGTATCTGGTACTTCTGCGGCACGCGAGCTTTCAAGATATAAAGCTAATATATGTGTTGTTGAGAGAGGTGAAGATGTTTGCTCTGGTACTTCAAAATCTAATAGCGGAATAGTGCATGCTGGGTTTGATGCTGCTAATGGTTCACTTATGGCTAAGCTAAATGTATTAGGAAATAAGATGATGAAAAAAATAGCAGAAGACCTTGATGTGCCTTTCAAACAAAATGGTTCATTGGTAGTTTGTACTAATGAAGAGGATATGCCTAATTTACAGGCTATATATGAAAGAGGAATAAAAAATGGAGTTGAAGGACTTCAGATATTAAACAGAGAAGAGGTTCATAAAAAAGAGCCTAACTTAAATGATAATGTATGTGCGGCATTGTATGCTCCTACTGGAGGAATAGTTGATCCTTTTATATTAAATATTGCTTATGCTGAAAATGCCCATGCTAATGGAGTAGAGTTTAAGTTTTACACTGAAGTAATTAATATAAAAAAACTCTCTGACGGCACTTTTGAAGTAGAAACTAATAATGGCACTATAAAAGCAAAATATATTGTAAATGCGGCAGGTGTTTATGCTGATAAGTTTCATAATATGATGAGTAAAAATAAAATACATATAACTCCTAGAAGAGGCGATTATATTTTGTTAGACAAAGAAGTTGATAATCTTGTTACTTCTACAATATTTGCTCTTCCTACAAAACTAGGTAAAGGTATTTTAGTTACTCCTACAGCTCATGGCAATATAATGCTTGGACCTACTGCAATTGATATAGAAGATAAAGAGGGATTAAACACTACTGCTGAAGGACTTGCACAAATTATAGAGAAATCAAAAATGACAGTAAAAAATATTCCTTACAATAAAGTTATTACTTCTTTCTGCGGGCTTCGTCCTCATGAGGATAATCATGAGTTTATTATAAAAGAGATTGAAGACTGCGAAGGATTTTTTGACTGTGCTGGAATAGAATCTCCTGGACTTGTTTCTTCTCCTGCTATAGGAGTGATGGTTGCTGATATAGTAAGTAAAAAAGGAAACTTCGAGAAGAAAGAAAACTTTATAGAAAAGAGAAAAGGAATAACTCATTTTAATGCTCTTTCTAATAAAGAGAAAAATAAACTTATAAAAGAAAATCCTTTATATGGGCATATTATTTGCAGATGCGAGAAAGTAACAGAAGGTGAAATAGTAGAAGCTATAAAAAGCCCTATAGGAGCTAAATCTATTGACGGAGTTAAAAGGCGTGTACGTGCTGGACTTGGAAGATGCCAGGGAGGATTCTGTTCTCCTAAGATAATAGAGATATTAGCTAGAGAACTTAATGTTTCACCTATAACTATTACAAAATGCGGTAAAGGTTCTGAAATAGTTATTGGTTATGACAAGGAAACTTTTTAA
- the glpK gene encoding glycerol kinase GlpK, giving the protein MSKYVVAIDQGTTSSRAIVFDYEQNMVSVAQKEFTQIYPHEGWVEHNASEIWATQFGVLQEAIQIAGVKPEEIAAIGITNQRETTVVWDKNTGEPIYNAIVWQCRRTAPICDELKKKGLDTYIRENTGLVVDAYFSGTKIKWILDNVPGAREKANKGELLFGTIDTWLVWKLTGGKVHVTDYTNASRTMIYNIKDLKWDENILRELDIPISMLPEVKDSSCVYGYANINGKEVPIAGIAGDQQSALFGQAGFNKGDTKNTYGTGSFILMNIGENFILSKNGLITTIGIGYKGKIEYALEGSVFIAGAVIQWVRDELRLLHDAKDTEYFATKVKDTNGVYLVPAFVGLGAPYWDMYARGCLVGITRGVNRSHIIRAAEEAIAYQSKDVIDAMVADSKVKLSSLKVDGGACRDNFLMQFQADIIHTKVLRPQITETTALGAAYLAGLAVGFWKDKDEISNKWKLEREFTPSLSEEESNKKYMGWKKAVERAKGWAL; this is encoded by the coding sequence ATGTCAAAATATGTAGTTGCGATAGACCAAGGAACCACTAGCAGCAGAGCAATAGTATTTGATTATGAACAAAACATGGTATCAGTTGCTCAAAAAGAGTTTACACAAATTTATCCGCATGAAGGCTGGGTTGAACATAATGCTTCTGAAATATGGGCTACACAGTTTGGGGTATTACAGGAAGCTATACAAATTGCAGGAGTAAAACCAGAAGAAATAGCTGCAATTGGCATCACTAATCAAAGAGAAACTACAGTTGTTTGGGATAAGAACACAGGAGAGCCTATTTATAATGCTATAGTTTGGCAATGCAGAAGAACTGCTCCTATTTGTGATGAACTTAAGAAAAAAGGTCTTGATACATATATAAGAGAAAATACAGGTTTAGTTGTTGATGCTTATTTCTCAGGCACTAAAATTAAATGGATACTTGATAATGTTCCTGGTGCTAGAGAGAAGGCTAATAAAGGTGAATTATTATTCGGTACAATAGACACTTGGCTAGTATGGAAACTTACAGGCGGAAAGGTGCATGTTACAGATTATACTAATGCCTCAAGGACTATGATATATAACATAAAAGACTTAAAATGGGACGAGAATATTTTAAGAGAATTAGATATACCTATTAGTATGCTTCCAGAAGTAAAAGACTCTTCATGCGTTTACGGATATGCTAATATTAACGGAAAAGAAGTTCCTATAGCAGGAATAGCAGGAGACCAACAATCTGCATTATTCGGACAGGCTGGATTTAATAAGGGAGATACAAAAAATACTTATGGTACAGGAAGTTTTATTTTAATGAATATTGGAGAAAACTTCATTTTAAGTAAAAATGGACTAATCACCACTATAGGAATTGGATATAAAGGAAAAATTGAATATGCTTTAGAAGGTTCTGTATTTATAGCTGGTGCTGTTATACAGTGGGTACGTGATGAATTAAGACTTCTTCATGATGCAAAAGACACTGAATATTTTGCTACCAAAGTAAAAGATACAAACGGAGTTTATTTGGTGCCTGCATTTGTTGGGCTTGGTGCTCCTTACTGGGACATGTATGCTAGGGGTTGTTTGGTTGGTATTACAAGGGGTGTTAATAGAAGCCATATAATAAGAGCTGCAGAAGAGGCTATTGCTTATCAAAGTAAAGATGTAATTGATGCTATGGTAGCAGACAGTAAAGTAAAACTCTCTTCATTAAAGGTAGACGGCGGAGCTTGCAGAGATAATTTCTTGATGCAGTTTCAAGCTGATATTATTCACACAAAAGTGCTTCGTCCTCAAATTACAGAAACTACTGCTTTGGGTGCTGCTTATTTGGCAGGTCTTGCTGTAGGATTCTGGAAGGATAAAGATGAAATATCTAATAAGTGGAAATTAGAAAGAGAGTTTACTCCTTCACTTTCTGAAGAGGAAAGCAATAAAAAATATATGGGCTGGAAAAAGGCTGTTGAAAGAGCTAAAGGCTGGGCTTTATAA
- a CDS encoding MIP/aquaporin family protein: MYTKKSEFLAEIIGSMFIALFGCGVVASVVVGNNGAPINIHIAWGLAVTFGIYASGKISGAHLNPAVTLALAVTGRFQWSKVWYYIVAQMIGFFIGAAIVFAVYYGKWIEVDPNFENTAGVFATFPAVPGFLYGFIDQVVGTFILIFLILTTGDANNTPAGANLGPIIVGLIIVAIGTSFGFMHGYAINPARDLGPRLFAVLVGFKNNGLTDGSNVWIVPIIGPIVGGIFGAIVYDVTIGNIFSKK, encoded by the coding sequence ATGTATACTAAAAAATCAGAATTTTTAGCAGAAATAATTGGCTCTATGTTTATAGCATTATTCGGATGCGGAGTTGTAGCATCTGTAGTTGTAGGAAACAATGGTGCTCCTATAAACATACATATTGCTTGGGGGCTTGCTGTAACATTTGGTATATATGCTTCCGGAAAAATAAGTGGGGCACATTTAAATCCTGCTGTTACTTTGGCATTAGCTGTTACAGGAAGATTTCAATGGTCTAAAGTTTGGTATTATATAGTAGCACAGATGATAGGCTTTTTTATAGGGGCTGCTATAGTATTTGCTGTTTATTATGGAAAATGGATAGAAGTTGATCCTAATTTTGAAAACACTGCGGGAGTTTTTGCAACTTTTCCAGCAGTTCCTGGTTTTTTATATGGATTTATAGACCAAGTTGTAGGAACATTTATATTGATATTTTTAATACTTACTACAGGAGATGCCAATAATACGCCAGCAGGTGCAAATTTAGGACCTATAATAGTAGGACTTATAATAGTTGCTATAGGTACATCATTTGGATTTATGCATGGTTATGCTATTAATCCTGCACGTGATTTAGGACCTAGACTTTTTGCAGTTTTAGTAGGTTTTAAAAATAACGGACTTACAGACGGCAGTAATGTTTGGATAGTTCCAATAATAGGACCTATAGTAGGAGGAATATTTGGAGCTATTGTTTATGATGTTACAATAGGAAATATATTTTCTAAAAAATAA